ATGTAGGATGTGACAGACGCAGACCATGGAATCATACATAGTAGGCAAAGGGAGTAAAGTAGCCAAAATTTTACACGAGAGAAATCGTGGGCCAAAAAGCAACAAGAACTAGGCCACCATATACATAAATCTTAAAGTGGCACTAGCTAGTGGGTCGGGTGAAGCAGCAACTTAGAAGAAAGATATATAAGAGGGCAAAAGTTACTTGGTTTCCTCCCATTTAAGAAGATTTTTTTAGGGTAGTGGTATTCACACATCAATTTTTACCTTTTATATACTCTTAATTTTTTGCCATCAGATAactgaattgaagaagattaaaaacaaaaaataaacaaagagtatgtgagaaataaaaatagatATGTGAGTAGACCACCCTCTTTTTAAGGACAAATACAGTTTGATATGAGTACAAAAACTGCTTTTTGTATAGTCTTTCTTAATAATCTTTTTAATAAATGTACCAGACATTGGCAGTTAAGAAGAAACGACAACTGTGTATTGTAATCTGTATAAAGTATCCATATACTATGAGGTGCAGAGCAGTGTTCAAATCAAAGcaaataattaaatagttaattaattgaAGTAGAGTGGTATTGCCTTAATGGTCTTGCTGAAGTTTCTTTGGTTGCGCTTGCTTCTATACCTCTCAattctctccttcttctcctcggGACTATACCGACAGGCTTTGCTCATCCCTTCTATAATCATACTGGTCTCACTCGATAGCAGACTACTTTCTGATGATGTTCTATTATAACCACCATACTGCAATTGCTGCACTACTTGCACCCCATTACTGTTCTTGCTATTAATTGTCTGCATGCATCCACAATATTGTAACACAAATAcacaaaattatattaattccAGTAAAACCCTAGCTACAACCCGACAACGTCGACAAGTGACACATGAGagcaaaaatacaaaatattctCTTGTCACATTGTGTTAGCCCTAAACCCTCACGTTATTTGGGCAAGTCCCACCACCAACGCCCAAAcgaacaaagagtaaatcaccTCGAATTATTGATCAAGTTAACTCTTATCTAAATGCACAGTTGCAGTAAGTAACATATAGAAGTAAATTTGGACAAATGAGCAATGATCATGTAAGTTTTTGGAATGGAACTGAGGAAATTATGTTAACTTTTGTCTATCAATGTAATAATAGTCTCGGAACATAAGTATTTTACGGTGTGGTATGAAACTATACGAACTCAATTTGCATGGAGATTAGTTTCTGTAAATGTGACGATTCAAAATGGCAGGTAAGAAATAACCGTGGGCATTTAAGTCATTAAAATCTAAGCAACTAAGTAAGAAACCAACTCTCCATATTAAATCGAACCTGCAAATCCAAGTCCCCAGTGCTATAAACCCGGCGGACATGGCCGGTTTCTGACTCCAGCAAGTCGGAGACCAACTTGTGGGTCCCGCAAGTCTTCTGCAGTGAATGGCTGCTGACGCTTCGCTGAATCAGGTTCGGGTCCGGTTCTCCGTAGCACTCGTAAGCCCCGTTGCTGATCGGCGAGGCTCCGTAGCTGCTGGAGCCGCTGCTACAGCTGTTGCTGAACTCGGCGGAGACAAGGTGGTCGTGATGATATGGCAACGGAAGAGCCGCATGCGAGCCGTGATGATACTGAAAATCGGGGGCGCGTGGGAATGCGGTGCTGTTGTGTCCGTACATTGGCGCGTGAGGTGTGTAGTAGGGTTTTGGGAAGCTTTTTGGAGTTTCTGTTCTAATGAGTGGAGCGAATACTGGAGAGTTTGGAGAGATGGATAGATTTACGGACGCGGATGGAAGGCTGGGACTTTGTGGGGGGTACTTAAAGGGAAGAAGGCAAGGGGGGTGGGAGTGAGGATCCTTTTCGCCGGATCCTCTTTATGAGGATTCCCAAGATCATTTAATTGCATCTGTTTATCGTAAATTGTACACTTaatttttgtcaggtactgtttatattcaattttaaataaaaaaatttacaatcatTTCTGACCGTATCatgtacaatgaacgaatgTGATTGAAGGATCCTCGTAATTCTCATAAATGGGATGATCCTCCTGGGTGGGGGCCATAGAGAACAGAGGAGATGACTGGAGAGACTGCATGGTGACGTGGATGATGATGTCATGCTTTTAGGGAAAGGGTTGACCTGGTTTTACTCCTGCTACTGTTAGGGTTTGGAGTTTGGGGTCTGGGACATGGAATGATGAGACTTTATCCTACCAGTACTCACAAAGCGTCCACGCATGACCTCTCACAACAATGTTGAATGGCCCCCTTTTAAGACTGGTTTTAGGTAGTAACCTCTCTTGTAGGTGCTATATATCtgcattttttttatctttcacatatattttttaatttttagttaaatgaactgaataaaattaaaagacaaACAAGGTATGTGTAAAATAAAAGGTgtgtaaatagccaaaatgagtGAAGAACATTGTCAAAATATAGAAAACGATTTATGGCTCTCCAAATACATGTCGTACTACCATCTTATATTGCCAAAATGAGTGAAGAACATTGTCAAAATATAGAAAACGATTTATGGCTCTCCAAATACATAATATTGGTAAATCCAATAGGCAATAGCATATATCCAACTGACGGTTTGCTTATATTTATCTTAATTGATTGAAGGACAATGAATATTCAAGGGCTAAAATCATCACTTCAGTAAATCACATTGGGGCCTAATTCTAGAGGGAGGAAGAGAGATAAGTACAAAGGAAGGGGAGTGTGTCCAACGATTTGTACAGTGTCCACAGAGCCATCCTTTGCATAACCTATGTTCGGGTTGGCAGGCtttgatattttgtttttgggttggcaatttttatatttatttttgttattagcactttaaaaaaatgttaattaCTAGCACTTTAAAAATTCAAGTATTCATTTGTTTATTTCATTAAGATAAAGCATGCACAAGTCAATTACGGAAAATATAAGTAATCATGAACGAGATGAAGCATCAAGAATGGCCggaattataattataatagtgCGGCGGAATTGTTATAAAAATCCTAAAAATTTGGGGTTCCTTTTGGATTTCCTTCTTGATCAATAACAATTGCAACGTTGTCATCATATCGTATTATCAGACCGTTGTCATGTTTGAGTTCTTTACAAGTACGTACCAGGCAAATCcattatatgtaaaataaaagataaatacATAGAAATGTTTTTCATGACCTTATTGAGACCCAACcagaaattttatttatttattttttttttttatgaaacgaGTTTAAAGCTTAAATTGATTGTTATGATTCACATGAAAACCCTAATAATATCATTATCTAGTGATCGAATCAACTAAGCATTTAACCACATTTGAATGTTCCTATAATTTCGTACTGCAGAAATTTCTAACTGCAACAAACCCTAGCTTTCAATATAAATGATGACACTTGCAGGTGTAGAAATCTTTATGATGTCTTGAGTTTAATCTTCTCTTCTCTAAGGTTCATTTTTGTATTATTGCTCACAATAGGACAAGCATCAATAATGAACGTATATATCCTGCAAAGAGAGACCATCCTCTTTTGTAGTGAAACtatggagtaggattctctcccctcataTTTCCattcccttcccttcccttccctcTTCTCATGGTGTTCtttttgtctttctctctctaataaaaaatcaatacaagatgttgacgtgacttaatcgtaaccgtttaaataaaaggggagagaaagggagagagattaGAAGGGGAGACAATCCTCCTCCTGAAACTCTACTCCGCCTATTACGAAGGAAGTTGTCGATAAAAACGTCCTCTGCAATTTAGCGGAAGCAACTTTCCCAAAAAAGTCATCTTTAATGACTTATAGCCCAAGACGCCAAACTGGCAGCACTGCAGAGTCAGCCTTCTTTAATTCACCATAATCAAATGGCTTGGAGATAAAGtctgaaattttgatacaattATTTTGAGAGACACACAAATCCactccaactagaattactccaaagtTCCTTCAGTTTATCGCTTTTTGGCCAAAGTAGATTTACATGTCTTGCAATTGAAATATAAAGCAAATTTATCAAAATTCTCtcaaaatgataaataaattataactaaACTTACggtaaaaatataaaacaatatCGACTCATCAATCTACTTCCTACCAATGTTTTGGTATTGATTTATTGCCATCCAATTATTAATAGCGGATATGTATGATGTGCTTAGTTACTCAATTGCTTGGCTAGATATTTTTAGGTTGTTGGCCTGGTTGTGTTGGATACTTACTTGTCAAGACTTCTAAACATACAGGAATTAAAAGGACAAGCACCATATAGCATGCAATAATGATCACTTAATTACATTTTAGCTGTCAAAAACTTTCACCTGCCTTCTCTCTATATATCTGTCAATCGTCGATACAGATGGTCTGCCAATTTTATCCAGGTTGCTATCAATTTTTCTAGTCTacatttgactctctctctctctctctctctctctctctctctctctctctctctctctctctctctctctctctctctctctctctctcccccacaTTTGTATATGGCTTTTTAGCCGAAATGATCCATGAGATTTGCAAAACACattactttggtccctgagattgaaaatcaatagaaatggtctctgagattgtccaccatccattattttggtcattccgttaaaaactccgttaagtgtcccggagctcttggctgaaagtttgggcaattttcaaaactttgtaactctatcgtttcttaaccaaatttgactcataatatatcaaaatgaagataggaaagtgtagaacaagattatatctatttggaagcccaatggttgccgtagatagccagaaaatagcctgaaaggtgactgatCGACgggaaaattggaaaactcgccggaaactgggtaaattttaaacattcataacttcttaaatactcaatgaaatcgagtgattcaaatataaaaatcatacttctcgatgagacaaagagaatggtaactttcttgatggctaaatcgacgtggtttggccagaaaaaGGCTCGAAAGTGGTTGTCTTGGTctcaagttagccactttcgaaccattttccggccaaaccacggctaaCTAGCCATCTAGAAAGGTACCAAGCTCTTCatctcgttgagaagtatgattttcatttttgaatcactcgattccgttaagtattgaagaagttatgaacgtttaaagtttatctAGTTTCCGGccagttttccagttttcctacggaccagtcacctttcaggctattttttggccatctccagcaaccattgggctttcaaataggtataatcttgttctacactttcttatctttattttgatatattatgggtcgaatttggttaagaaacgattgagttatgaagttttgaaaattgcctaaaCTTCCTGTCAAGATCTCCaggacacttaacagagtttttaatggaatgaccaaaataatggatggtggacaatctcagggaccatttctattgattttcaatctcagggatcattttaactaaaaagcctttgtatatttatgatatttttgGCTAAAGATAATATTCACTTTAGAGGTCCgtacttttaattatatttcTTGACCTGAACTTTGGAGACAAGGCCTTTGAAAAAATATTTTGCAATATTTTCTCATGAATTTGTGAATGCATGAACCAATTGGAACATTCGGTCAAACAGTGTAGTAGCAAGCAAGTAGCAAGGCAAGAGTTGGGCAGAACTTTTTCAAACTGGTcctaaatacacacacacacacacatatactcCCCTCCCTGTTTAGTCCAAGACATTTCCTGTGAGAAATCTAGAAAATCTTTACCCAACTTGCATTTGACAACAAATAAATAACCCCACCACTACTTGGATCCACATGAGAGCTACAGAGTGAGAGAGTTATTTAACACATCTAGCTCC
This window of the Malus domestica chromosome 03, GDT2T_hap1 genome carries:
- the LOC103421700 gene encoding zinc finger protein CO3-like, whose protein sequence is MYGHNSTAFPRAPDFQYHHGSHAALPLPYHHDHLVSAEFSNSCSSGSSSYGASPISNGAYECYGEPDPNLIQRSVSSHSLQKTCGTHKLVSDLLESETGHVRRVYSTGDLDLQTINSKNSNGVQVVQQLQYGGYNRTSSESSLLSSETSMIIEGMSKACRYSPEEKKERIERYRSKRNQRNFSKTIKYACRKTLADSRPRIRGRFARNDEIEKSPNVQWSNMSGEEDEEEDDSWFNLLDAFSSIESNSVI